The Candidatus Nomurabacteria bacterium genome segment TTAACTGGCTGAATAACTTTTTTTCTGGCAGATGCTGGTTCTGGACTACTCGTGTTAATTGGTACAACAGGAGGCACGTTTGTTTGGGTGGTTGCGGGCTGTGCGCTTACAATAGTTGGCTCTTCGGCAGCATTTTGAGCATGGATAATATCTTGCTGAGTGGGTGTATGCACAGGTTCTTGGTGTGATGCTGCTGGTGTCGCATTATCTGACGCGAACTCTTCGATTTGCTGGGCGACTTCGTTAAGTTCTGCTTGCATAGCTTCTGGATCGGCGGCTGCGACAGTTGGTGCTGGCGACGTTGGTTCAGGATTTGCGCCACTTATAGGGTTAACGGGCGCTGAAGCTGTGACCACTGGTGGATTACCCATACCAGTAGCTGGATCAGTTGTAGTGGTAACTACCGGATCTGGCGTATTTGTAGAGCTTGCACTGGCTTGCTGCGGCACTGTCGGCACTTCAGAAGTAGTTTGCTGCGGCAATGGTGCTGTAGTGCTAGGCTCACTCACAACGGGTGCAGGAGCTGGCATGGGCTCGGCTACTGGCGCGGTGACGTTCTGTGCGTCTTGGCTCGTCGCATCTGAATATGGGTCGGAGACATTAATCGTCGGGCTCGGCGCATCTGTTGGAGCAGCAGAGGGTATTGCATCTGCTGCAGGTTCGACTGGCAGTGCTACCGTAGTAGGCTCACTCACAACGGGTGCAGGAGCTGGCATGGGCTCGGCTACTGGCGCTTCATTTGTTGGTAGGCTGGCAGTAGTTTCAGTTGGAGTCGTCTCTTCTGTAGGGGGCGATAATTCGCCAGTTTCGTCACCAAGTAAGTCATGAACAACGCGAGCTACATCTTCTAGCGTGACTTGCGATTTTACAAGATATTTATCGGCACCAAGTTCATCTGCGCGTGATTTATCTTCTGCCTGACTAAGGGCAGTCATCATTATAATTTTAACGTCTTTTGTTTCTGGCGTTTGCCGTAAGATATCTAGCATATCAAAGCCACTTATCTTTGGCATCATAACATCACTAATAATAAGGTCTGGCTTTTCAGTTACGGCAGTTTGTAATGCCTCTTCGCCATCGCTTGCAGACACGATATCATAGCCTTCAGCCATGAGCCGTTCGCCGTATATTTCTCTTAGGTTGTTATCGTCTTCTACCAGTAGGATTTTTGCCATGATATGTAAGTTGCCCTTTATTGATTATGCTTATCTGATTATTGTAGCATGGAGCTGATTTCTTTTACTAGGGTGCGACTACAAGGTAGGTTGCGTCACTTGTGGTTGCCCAGCAGTACCACTTGCGGCAGCGGTTTCTTGGATCTGGAGCGCTTGGGCTTTTTCTGTCGTTAGTCGCGGCAAATTGATATAAAAGATGCTTCCCTGGCCAAGTGTGCTTTCTACCCATACTCGCCCGTTATACATTTCTACAATTTTGCGGCAAATAAACAAACCGAGACCAGTACCACCTATGGTGCGTGTCGCCGTATTGTCTACGCGGTAA includes the following:
- a CDS encoding response regulator — encoded protein: MAKILLVEDDNNLREIYGERLMAEGYDIVSASDGEEALQTAVTEKPDLIISDVMMPKISGFDMLDILRQTPETKDVKIIMMTALSQAEDKSRADELGADKYLVKSQVTLEDVARVVHDLLGDETGELSPPTEETTPTETTASLPTNEAPVAEPMPAPAPVVSEPTTVALPVEPAADAIPSAAPTDAPSPTINVSDPYSDATSQDAQNVTAPVAEPMPAPAPVVSEPSTTAPLPQQTTSEVPTVPQQASASSTNTPDPVVTTTTDPATGMGNPPVVTASAPVNPISGANPEPTSPAPTVAAADPEAMQAELNEVAQQIEEFASDNATPAASHQEPVHTPTQQDIIHAQNAAEEPTIVSAQPATTQTNVPPVVPINTSSPEPASARKKVIQPVNGQTLSMPDIHALYEEEMAKEAADSPVINPGSGSVIESPPVANDTQDNPITTAPAIEENAPPLETADVTQIEGMYANEEAAEEAAAQNIPAAPLQAAPPNPSVTAQAPETTPQNPNDPNNIAL